The nucleotide window ATGCTATACAAATTATTCTCCCTGATTGGGTAACCGTTACCGATAGCGAAATGCTTGACTACCTGCATACAATGGCGGATGTTGCCGGCGATATACCGCTGGTATTATATAATCCGCCGCATGCTAAACGGGTATTGCAACCTGTAGATTATGAATTGATACGACAGGTACCGCAAATAATTGGCGTTAAACTTTTAAGTCGCGATGGGGAGTGGGTGAAAGAAATGAAACTGCGGGCTTCACACTTATCCATATTTGTACCTGGGCACTTTTTAGCTACTGGTGTGGCTAACGGCATCGCCTCGGGCGCGTATTCAAATGTAGCCTGTATTAACCCTAAAGCGGCACAGCAATGGTGGCTAATGATGCATACCGATATTAACGCCGCGATGGAGATTGAGAAAAGTATCCTGGCATTCTTTAAAGAATGTATTGCACCGTTGCAACAACAGGGTTACAGCAACCCGGCGTTAGATAAGTTTTTGGCAGCAGTAGGCGGCTGGTA belongs to Mucilaginibacter boryungensis and includes:
- a CDS encoding dihydrodipicolinate synthase family protein, with the protein product MKETLNANNLKGNWATLLLPVNDDETFNYQKLAEEIAMLIAVGVDGIYSNGTAGEFYNQTETEYDTVNSILAEKCLAAGMRFQIGASHPSPIISLERLKRAVALKPDAIQIILPDWVTVTDSEMLDYLHTMADVAGDIPLVLYNPPHAKRVLQPVDYELIRQVPQIIGVKLLSRDGEWVKEMKLRASHLSIFVPGHFLATGVANGIASGAYSNVACINPKAAQQWWLMMHTDINAAMEIEKSILAFFKECIAPLQQQGYSNPALDKFLAAVGGWYQVGTRLRWPYKGIPESEVPAVRERARQMIPYFFDEV